Sequence from the Acidimicrobiia bacterium genome:
CGAGGTGGGCGACTACTTCCTCACAGAGGACGAGCGCCAACGTACCCAACACCACGGTTACCTTGCCGGCGACGACACGCCAGAGCTCGGCGCCCGCGGCGGAACGATGCCGACTGTGCTCCACCAGGTCACAAGCTTGATCGTGGAACACTCCGATATCGTTGGCCTCGATAACGACTTCGGCGAGGCAACTCCCGTGGAGCTTCAGGTGCTCGCGCCCGTACGTACGCTGATCGAAAAGCTCACGATCTTGCACCATGCTGCAACGATCGGCAACCCGGCAGAACAGGCCCGGCTCGCTCGTCACTATTACGACGTCTGGTGCCTCCTCAGCGATGAAGAGACCGTGGCCGCACTATCGATCTCGCCGGCCGACGTGCTCGTCCGCGAAGTGGCGACGTTCACCGAGGCAGCGGGTCTTGAGACCACAAGGCGCCCGCGGTCGGGCTATGCAGACTCGCCGGCATTCAACGTTGATACGAACGAGGCAGTTCGCGCCGCATTCAACGAAGTGGTGATAGATCAGCTCGTATGGCCAAGCGCGCCCAGGCCAACGTTCGAAGAGTGCTGCGCAGCAATCCACACTCGCTCGACTCTTCTCTGAAGAAACATGGAACCTGTGCAAGAGAGTGGCGTGCAACTCTCGCTGGAATCAGAGCGCGATGGCAGCGTCGATTATCGTCGCAGCACCGGTAGTGACTGTCATCACCGACGGTGATCAACCACTCAGAGACCAACAGCAGCCACAATCCTGGATATGCATGTTCATGTTCGGATCGACATCGTCAGCCGAGTTCGAAGAGTGACGTGGGAGTAGCCGATGCCTGAGGCCTACCTGGATGCACAGACCCAAGGGATCGGAGAGGTGATTCGCAGCCGAAGGCTTTTCCAGGTGCCGGATCATCAGCGAGACTTCGCTTGGACAAACGACGAAGTAGAGCAGCTCTTCAGTGACGTGGTCCGAGCTATTCAGGACACTGCCCCCGAGTACTTCCTCGGTCTCATCGTCTTAGTAGCACCAGGCGAAGGCGATGCGTGGCAGATCCTCGATGGCCAACAGCGGTTGGCGACCACGACCATGGTGTACGCCGCCACACGAACGTGGCTTCGGGAGCGAGGCTTCGATACCGACGCCCACGACATACAGCGCGAATACATCGGCTACCGGTCGCTTGGAGAGGATGACGATCTCCCGAGGCTGACCTTGACCAGGGCATACGCCGAACACGGCCCATCGTCCATGGCTGCTCGGAAGAGCCCGGTAGCTCCTGCCGTTCAGGATCCTGCATGGATCCTCGTCATACCCCCACTT
This genomic interval carries:
- a CDS encoding DUF262 domain-containing protein, which encodes MPEAYLDAQTQGIGEVIRSRRLFQVPDHQRDFAWTNDEVEQLFSDVVRAIQDTAPEYFLGLIVLVAPGEGDAWQILDGQQRLATTTMVYAATRTWLRERGFDTDAHDIQREYIGYRSLGEDDDLPRLTLTRAYAEHGPSSMAARKSPVAPAVQDPAWILVIPPLDSARALRGAPLRRTTRPLGEAGGSAGLGLGVCQPMME